Sequence from the Neomonachus schauinslandi chromosome 9, ASM220157v2, whole genome shotgun sequence genome:
TTTACTTTACAGGGTACTTAACACCACCAGAGATTATGAGATTTTGTTGTTGCTACCGGTGAGCTCCCTGTGGgagctcccacccacccccctccccgaaCTGATGCAGAATTATTGAATGAGCTCACAAATGAGCAGATGGGCAGGCAGCCCTTACTTGCCTAATTTGTACACCGTGAGGTGACCAAGAGCCCGGCTTGGGTCCTTCCTCCGAAATTACAGAAACAGCCACGGCCTTTTTTGTCTGCTGCCCAACCGCGGTACCTGCCGTCTGACAGCCCCAAGTGGTTAGCAGAGTGCCGGTGATGTCTCCAGCTGCTCTTCCATGTCCACAATAAATACCAAGTATTCTAAACTATCAGCAGTGGTTTTGACACCTGTGGTCTTAACGCTCCTGCTGGCACAGATGGTCTGTGTTCGTCTCCGTTCGGTTTCCTTAATTAAGGAGACCCCTGGGCTTGGGACTCCCTTTCCTGGCGtccctgggggctgctggggcctgGAGCTTCCCGGCCCGCCCGTGGGCCACCTGGCACCGcgtctctctcttctgttccagcCGTGATCCCCCTGACGGATTCGGAGCACAAGCTGCTGCCTCTGCACTTTGCAGTGGACCCCGGGAAGGactgggagtgggggaaggacgACAACGATAACGCCCGGCTGGCCCAGTGAGCCCCTCCCCCGCGTCCCTCCCCCAACGCCCTAAAGGGCGGCGGTCGCCCGGTTTCCCTCCTCCTGGGACAGCTGGCGGGCCTGCGGGCGGGGTGCGTGCGGGCGAGCGCGGGCCCGCTGCGGCGCGTTTCACTCGGTGTTCTTCTCTCACCAGCCTGATCCTGTCGCTCGAAGCCAAGCTGAACCTTCTGCACAGCTACATGAATGTGACGTGGATCCGGATCCCCTCGGAGACCCGGGTGAGCCTGGCGTGCGCCCGGCCCCGACCGGCTGGTTGGGTCCTGGCCACTCGCTCGCCGCCGGCGCGGGCGGGGTCTGGGCTCCCCGGCGCCCACCCGGCCGCCCACCCGCCCTGGCTCAGGCCAGAAGTGGCTCGGGTTTAGCCGGcgcgtgtgtgcacgcgtgctTGCTGCTCTATGTAGGCGCGCGCTCCGGCTAGGGGATGgttgttggggatttttttttttttttcttttggtcccTTTATTTTCTCCAGAAGGAGAGGAATAAACACACCCACTCAGAAAACCGTAGGCAAGTCACAACACAAAACTATCTCAGCCGAGATCGGAACACGATGTGCTGCAGCGGAGCGAATTAATTATAAACTGTGTGTGGGTCCTTGGAAAAGTCAGGGAACCGGGAGCGCAATACCTCAAcgccccctccttctctcctccttctccgtCCTCTGGGAGGGCAGTGAGAAGAGGGGCTGCCTGCCCCCACgcgcccccttccccccagggAGAGTCTGCTCTGTCCCTTCTTCTGGATGCTAAGGATTCACTTTAAGTGATTGATGTTTTTGTTATCTCAATAGTGAACCCTCAGTGAAAGggatttgtaaaaacaaaaaaaaagcccccCTCAGACACCAGTAGACTTGGCCATTTGGCCATGCCATGGGGTTCATAAGCAATATCAAAGGAGTGACCGGAGGAAGGCAGTAGGGCGGTGCCTGGCCCAGAGTCAGTCACGGggctatgccaggcactgctcagGATGTTTTCATACACCAGCCTTTACCTGTATTTAATCTTCATAGGGCTCCTGGAGGCAGGTACTGATATCCCATTTTACTGAGGACACAAGGGACAGTTGGtgacagcctggctccagagtcctgCCTCTTAACCTCCACAGTGACCTGTCAACTGCCTGGATGATGCCAGTGTTGCCGGGGTGTTCTTTCCTAGCACACACACATGGTGTGAAGGCAGCAGCTCTAGATCTAGAATCAGGAGGCTCTTGGGCTGGGACACAGCTCAGCACCACAATGAGCAGGACTCCTTGCCAAGCCATGGTGGCCCCCATGTCACATTCAGGGCCTGGCAACGACCCTTCCAGCTCAAGGACATTTCAGCCAGGGCTCCTTACTCACTGGGCTCCCAGCAATGGGCACTGCCAGCACCAACCACACCCCCCTTTCCTGGGCCAAACCCCTGAGCTTCTGCCCCTCTGTGTCACTGATAAACCATTTTGAGACCTCTACCTCCTTCCAGACCCAGGACAgggtgggaagaggaaggaaggaatttcaGGCTGGTAGGTGGTGAGGGATGGCTCCTGCTTGCTTCTGGGGACTTGGCTGCAAGAGGTCTCTTGGACCCCTCTCCTGGAcctgcctggggagggaggggacaaaaataaaatgacgGAACAATGGGGCCTTCTCCCAGGCTCTTCCCCTAGAGGCCAGGAAAAGCCCAGTTCCTGCCACTCAGCTTCTAGCATGAGGTCCCTGGTGTTCACCCAATGACGCTGTCTGAATTCTCCCTCAAGAAGGAACCTCCACAAGGCAGCAGCAGGTTCCACTCATCGCCCTTCTCATGCTCTCCACCTACCCCATGGTCCTGACCAGGTGTCCACACTGGCCTTGCCCTCCTTACTGGCTGATGGTGGGCCTTGTCCAAGGTGTTCACAGAGATGCTCCCTCCTCACACCCTAGGTCCCCTTTTTCTGGGAATGGTAACATCTTTCCTGCTAAGCCCAGGTCCTATTTCAGAATCCTCAGTTTAACACTCCACATTGCCAATCTGAGAAAGGAACCCCTAGAGTAAAATGGTCATCCCCAGAACTAAGAGCATTTTTGTTGCAACGTGAGGGCAAGATGCCTATCCCCTGCCTGGAACGAATAGGTGAGACACATTTGTAGGAGAGATGCAGGTGAAGTGTGATCCTTACCAGGCCTCTCACTCTAGAGGCCGGCTGGGACCTGTGTCTGGTTATAGACCAGCCTAGCCAGGGTTAGAAAAGCAGAGTCTGGGCATGGTTAAGTCTAAAATGTACAGAGGCTCTGGAGCTCAGAGCCAGGTGGGTATCTGCACCTTGCCCAAACTCCCCGCCTCATGGTTCCAGGCTACCAGCAACCTGAACTCACCAAAAAAGCATCCTGGATTGGGGCAGTGAGACCCCAGGGCCCCAATATAGCagcctgggagctggggtggTCTGCCTTTGTTGGTCTCATGTGGGGACAGCTCATCTCTAAccttccttccctgacctccctctCCTGCTACAGGCCCCTCTGGCACAACCGGAATCCCCAACAGCCTCAGTGGGGGAGGACGTGCAGTCCCTGGCCGACTCCCTGGACTCGGACCGGGACTCCGTGTGCAGCAATTCCAACAGCAATAATGGCAAGAACGGCAAggacaaggagaaggagaagcagcgcAAGGAGAAGGACAAGACCCGCGCGGACTCTGTGGCCAACAAGCTGGGCAGCTTCAGCAAGACGCTGGGCATCAAGCTAAAGAAAAACATGGGCGGCCTGGGCGGCCTGGTGCACGGCAAGATGGGCCGTGCTAACTCCGCCAACGGCAAGAACGGCGACGCACCCGAGCGCGGCAAGGAGAAGAAGACCAAGTCGCGCAAGGGCAGCAAGGAGGAGTCGGGCGCGTCGGCGAGCACGTCGCCGTCGGAGAAGACCACGCCGTCGCCCACGGACAAGGCGACCGGGGCGTCGCCGGCCGAAAAGGGCGGCGGGCCGCGGGGCGACGCCTGGAAGTACAGCACGGACGTGAAGCTGAGCCTCAACATCCTGCGCGCCGCCATGCAGGGCGAGCGCAAGTTCATCTTCGCCGGCCTGCTGCTCACCAGCCACCGGCACCAGTTCCACGAGGAGATGATAGGCTACTACCTGACCAGCGCGCAGGAGCGCTTCAGCGCCGAGCAGGAGCAACGGCGCCGTgacgccgccgcggccgccgccgcctccacGGCCAAGCGGCCGCCGCGCAGGCCAGAGACCGAGGGCGCGCCGGGTGCCGAGCGCGCCTCGCCGGGCCCGCCGGCCGGGCCGCCCACGCAGCTGGNNNNNNNNNNNNNNNNNNNNNNNNNNNNNNNNNNNNNNNNNNNNNNNNNNNNNNNNNNNNNNNNNNNNNNNNNNNNNNNNNNNNNNNNNNNNNNNNNNNNNNNNNNNNNNNNNNNNNNNNNNNNNNNNNNNNNNNNNNNNNNNNNNNNNNNNNNNNNNNNNNNNNNNNNNNNNNNNNNNNNNNNNNNNNNNNNNNNNNNNNNNNNNNNNNNNNNNNNNNNNNNNNNNNNNNNNNNNNNNNNNNNNNNNNNNNNNNNNNNNNNNNNNNNNNNNNNNNNNNNNNNNNNNNNNNNNNNNNNNNNNNNNNNNNNNNNNNNNNNNNNNNNNNNNNNNNNNNNNNNNNNNNNNNNNNNNNNNNNNNNNNNNNNNNNNNNNNNNNNNNNNNNNNNNNNNNNNNNNNNCGCGCGCCGCCGCCCTGCGCACCGTCAACACGGTCGAGTCGCTGGCGCGCGCCGTCCCCGGCGCCCTGCCCGGCGCGGCGGGGGCTGCCGGCCACGCCGAGCACAAGTCGCAGACCTACACCAACGGCTTCGGCGCCGCGCGCGACGGCCTGGAGTTCGCCGACGCCGACGCGCCGGCCGCGCGCTCGAACGGTGAGTGCGGCCGCGGCGGCCCGGGGCTGGCGCAGCGGCGCTGCCAGCGCGAGAACTGCGCGTTCTACGGGCGCGCCGAGACCGAGCACTACTGCTCGTACTGCTACCGCGAGGAGCTGCGGCGGCGGCGCGAGGCGCGCGGGGCCCGGCCCTGAGTGCGCTGCGCGCGCCAGCTTTTACCATAAAggatttcttttccattctgtcGGTGTCTTTTTTACATGCCCTGGTCAACCGGAAGGCCGGCGACTCCTCTGTCAGTGCTGTGTACGTGTTTGGTCAAACGTTCCTAATGGTGCCTGAACCTACACTGACGCCACTCAGGTAGTAGACGGATAGGAAACAAGTCATACTGTTGGAAGTGGGTGTGCTAGCTAGCATCTGCCTCGTACCTGTGGAAACTCAATAGCCATTGCAAGAGTATTTTTGTTCctcaataagaaataaagaaatttgcAGCCCTTTGTTTTTAGAAGGGagtgttttacctttttttttttttttttttgcttttttttcctcgccccgcccccaccccggcgACTGACCTCTTCCCGTTAGCGGTCACACGCGTGCGGTCGGTACCACCCAGGGTTTAGAAGCAAACCCGCAGCCCGGGagtgcggcggcggcggcgtgcTGCGGGCAAGCACCTGCTTCCCCTCCTGAGTCCCGGGAGGACAGGAGGCACTGTGCCGCCCGCTGACTCGCTCTGGTGGCCGCGGTGGCCCTTTAGGAATACACAGCTCCATCTCATAAGCAAAACCTCCTCCCAGCCCCNNNNNNNNNNNNNNNNNNNNNNNNNNNNNNNNNNNNNNNNNNNNNNNNNNNNNNNNNNNNNNNNNNNNNNNNNNNNNNNNNNNNNNNNNNNNNNNNNNNNCCCCGCTCGAGCAACATTCACACTGCCACCAAAGCAGCAGGCGTCCTAGGATGGGCAACGGGACAACCTACCTCGCAGGGCGCGCGGTAAGGTGTAGTGATTGCTCCCGGTGCCGGGCAGCTCAGGTGACAGGAGCGTTCCAAAGACACCCTGGGTCCAAAAAGCAAGGTTCCGAACTCACTATTTGGAATTGCCCATGTATGAGCAAAGATGACAGCCTGCTCACATTTCTCCTTTGATGACACTTTCACAGTGAACTATCACCGGAGGGCCCCTAGGAAGTGATCATCGGTGCCCCAAGGGAGAGGCGAGGAATTGACCCTTTGGTCACTGTGTAAGCCCCCACACTAGGCTACTTGGAAACCCGGCCTGTGCCTCTTTCCAAAGAGAAGAGGCTGAGGGAAGCCGGGAAGGAagcccatccccacctccacctgcaTCTGTCTGGGTTCAGCCAGGTAAAGGGGCGCCACTCCCATTGGGATCCCCTCTACAGGGCAGGGTAACCCTGCCTGTGGCTTCATAACACACTGAGGGGGCAGCCCCACCCCTGAGTGGTCCCTTTTTTGGTGCCTCCTAcatttcttgagaaaaaaaaaaaatgtgtccttaGCTACCCTGTTTTGAGCAGCAATATGCAGCCTCTTCCTTCCAAGATTACCTCTGGAGAACACCGTTCTTGGCCAAGGACACTGAGGAGTTAAATCTGCCTCACTAAGGGGAGATCCTGTTTCCAAGAAATACGGATAAGATGGGTAAAATCCTCACTAGcaaaagaatacttttaaaaCCTTCGAGAGCCTTAGAATAGCTTCTAATAATCCTAAGAAAGAGAGGAGATAGCGCCCAGCTTTGCTGTGGGTGTATCCTCAGAAGATGCAGGAGGTAGACCATCTCTTCATTGGAGctagcttctccttctccagaaaggatGCTTTTCCCTCTGACATAAAGAgcagcaaaaaaaagaaaaataaattaaaaaacaaaaaaaggggggacttttttttacttgtttgaaGAATTATGATAGTTTGAGTATCTCCTGTGAgtaattcctttttgtttttaattattacacAGCACGTGGAGTTTTCAGTAATTTATTCAAGTTTTGCATAAGTGGttccttaaaattatttattaaatagaatCTTGGAGaaattttttggaagttttacttTTCATGCCGAACAATACTTTCAATGTGTGGTAATTACTAACACCCATGTCCCTCATATTACTGGGGTTTCTTTTgttacacaggaaaaaaaaagtagttttttaaaaatctctcatcGAGAGGGTTTGTGGCAGCTTTTGGACTGATTATTTGTGTCATGCTGAGCAATTGCTTTGCCATCCAAAGCTGTGAGGTCACAGGAAGTATTGCATCACATGTAGACACCCGCTATGGCTCTGGCCCCGCCCCTCACTCTTAGAAGGTTGAGACAGCCAACCTTGAAAATGCTTAATTGTGCATTCTGAAACCAAACCCATGTGCACAAGAAGTCAAAAAGGCATAAAGTAAATTtatggtgttttttaaattttttaatgttaaaacagCCAACCAGAAATTTCCAAAACTGgctatgcaaatattttatctttcccatgccaggttaaaaaaaaaaaaaaaaggtagggggcAGGGGGCAAGCTGAGAATAAACATGGTCCATTGTAATACCAGAGGAGAAACCTTTGAAACCAGGGAGTATAATCcgtaggtattattttttaaaaatggtgacaTGTTCTATCTCGTTGAATTTCAAAGTCccctccgccccaccccaccGGATAGATGTGCCATGAATAAAAGCCTGAGATCCAGCTACTGACCACCATGGTGGCTTCTCCAGGCACGTGGAAGGCCCCCAACTTCATGTGGTCACGAGGTGGCTCAGCATGCCAGGGCGCCTGTGGGTGCTTGTCCACATCGTTTACAAATAGCTGTTTCCTTTTGTGAAAGATCTGGATCCCTTCCTCTAAACAGTATTGAAACAGTGAGAGAACCTACTGTTATATTAAACTTACTAGTCCAGTATACCAGGAACGTTCCATGTTGTTCAAAAGAGCTCTTTAGACCTGGTCCCTGGCCAGAGTTCTCTCAAACCAAATTAGTTTGTCAGGCTGAACAGTAACTATTAGAAACTGCTGTGTTGTTTACATGTGGGCCAAGAGGTCCTCTAATATCCTTCTGTGACTTGGGAGCCCCTGGTGGATCAGGGAAAGGCTAAGTGGCTTGTAGGcactggagaaaaggaagaaaaccagtCCGGATTCTGGAAAGGCTGAAAGCCCCACCTGAGCATATGTCCTGGACTCGGAGTGCATGGCAGACCCTGCCTGTGAGTGGCCTTCCTTTCTGATCTGGCCAAACTTCCCTTTCCAGGAAGGTCAGATGTCTCTAAGTGACCGCAAGTTTCCAGAAGAATCCTAGATACTTCTGAACCCCAATGGAGGTTGTTTCAGTAATTTACTTCACAATTGCCGCACATGGGCTACCtgggtgtatgatttttttttaaataatgtattgtTAAAGGAAGGTGTTTTTAAGTGTATTCTGTTTGTAGATTTTATGCTATGTTACGTTGAAATTTTACAAGCCAGGTTTAAACTGTaccatagaaattatttttatattatttccagAATATGCCGCAGAGCAATATTTTGCGCCCTTATGTTGTCACAGGGTTGTCCCCTTGGACGGGCAACTGTAGGTGGGAAGGGGCTCCACACTGTGGGCTCTTGGGTTTAAGTGGTTTTTGCTATTTGTTCACATCCCCTCTGAAAGTGGGAATAtgtaaatgtcttttctttttttattggaagcttgatttttttgttctgtCCATGGATTTTGGTACTGCACCTTTCCTCTTAAATGAATACTTTATACTCACCAAGTTACTGCAGACTTTCTCTTACCTGTTACCACCCAGTGGCTCAAGCGGAGTTCTGAAAAGTTTGGatctgttactttaaaaatttaatattttccaaaatgattcattagttctagtagcttACCATCAGGAATTTGGTGACGCGAGATAAAAGGTTTCTCCACACCCCCGGTGCACATGGTTCTCACCCTCTCCCTTAGCATCTACAAGCTTATTTTGCAAACCACTCTACTTTGCAAAAATAAAGTTAACCTATCAAAATATATTACCcattagttaagaaaaaaaaaagggctgtaCTTCTCAGTGGTGGGAAATTTGTgcgagggggaaaaaaggctttGCCAAACCCATGTGTGTGTTAAGTTCCATTTCTATGAGTCTTTCATGTTTACTTACAAGACCTGGAGTAAAAACTGAAGGCATCTATTGCACGTTTGGGGGTTTCTTTCTTTATGACACAATTCCTTTCTCCTCATCGTGGTGTGGACTTAACAAAATAAGTtcctccagtgttttttttttatttttccttttctttcaatgCTTCTAATAAGTAAGACGACAGTGCATTTCCATGGCTGAGTGAGCCCTGCCTTGCCGGACTTCGGCCGCTGTGGCATCACCCCCTGGGCTGCTGAGGCGGCCTCTGCTCTGGCTAGACTCTGGCTCTGCTGTCACCTGAGGGCAGACACACCGTGGAAAGGCCCAGAGGTGGCTGGCACTCCTGGCACCAGAAAGAAGGTACCCCCTTCCAAAAAGCCTTAAAGTGGTGGCTCTCTGGAGACCCCGGGGCACCACCTCCCCATTCAGTCCTGACTATAAACTGTTTTCTACTCGtactgcccccccgccccccgttcTGGTGTGGCTCTCCAGGGCAAAAAGGGGGCGCTCAATTTCATCCCTTCATCCAcagccacccccatccccatcccccacaTCTACTCTGCAGCACAGAGCCTGTTTCTGACAGCACAGTGGGTTGACACGGGGTGGGTCCAGGATAGTTGATCCTAGAAAGACCTGCAGGGCATGCATGATGgggcctcccccactccccctgagGAGGCCCTCCCCAGGCTGCATGGAGCACTTCCAGGGTGCAATGTTTTGGAAGATTGGCACTTTTGGCTCCAAGCGGTATTCAGAATGGCCTGTTAGTTATGTAGTCAGCCCCAAAAGCAGTCCTTCTTGGACCACGCCACCTCCAGTAGAGACGAGAGAGGGAGATGCCCTGCATGCACCCTCCGAAATGCCTGGCATGTGCAGGCTCTGCAGTATGAATATGCTTTACTCCAAGGGGCTGACTTAACACAACACCCCAGGGACAGCACAGAAGCCCCTCTCACCAAACAGTCCTAGCGATGTCACTGTTTCTATTCATTCTGCAAAGTCATTTGTTGAAATGTGCATTTTTACTGTTCGATTCTTGCAAAAGAAGGAGTTCCGCCAGCCTCAGTTGTGTATATACAGAAGGATGCCCATGGCTTATGCTTTTTTATTCACCCAAGAGAGCATCTTAGTACAtttatgtgtgtacatgcatatgtgtatgtgtgtgcatacatatatacacacacatatatatagtcagTTCTTTACAAAGTGAAGAGTACCAGTTGGTTTTAAGAGTATAGGCTGAATCTGCTCAAGACCAAAGCAACCCATTAATTTAGTGAGGACAAGTTAGTAAAACCAGCTGTTTGACAGTATCTACAAACAGTGGAGGA
This genomic interval carries:
- the OTUD7A gene encoding OTU domain-containing protein 7A, with the translated sequence MVSSLLPNPTSAECWAALLHDPMTLDMDAVLSDFVRSTGAEPGLARDLLEGKNWDLTAALSDYEQLRQVHTANLPHVFNEGRCPKQPEREPPQPGHKVERPCLQRQDDIAQEKRLSRGISHASSAIVSLARSHVASECNNEQFPLEMPIYTFQLPDLSVYSEDFRSFIERDLIEQATMVALEQAGRLNWWSTVCTSCKRLLPLATTGDGNCLLHAASLGMWGFHDRDLVLRKALYTMMRTGAEREALKRRWRWQQTQQNKESGLLYTEEEWEREWTELLKLASSEPRTHFSKNGGTGGGVDNSEDPVYESLEEFHVFVLAHILRRPIVVVADTMLRDSGGEAFAPIPFGGIYLPLEVPPNRCHCSPLVLAYDQAHFSALVSMEQRDQQREQAVIPLTDSEHKLLPLHFAVDPGKDWEWGKDDNDNARLAHLILSLEAKLNLLHSYMNVTWIRIPSETRAPLAQPESPTASVGEDVQSLADSLDSDRDSVCSNSNSNNGKNGKDKEKEKQRKEKDKTRADSVANKLGSFSKTLGIKLKKNMGGLGGLVHGKMGRANSANGKNGDAPERGKEKKTKSRKGSKEESGASASTSPSEKTTPSPTDKATGASPAEKGGGPRGDAWKYSTDVKLSLNILRAAMQGERKFIFAGLLLTSHRHQFHEEMIGYYLTSAQERFSAEQEQRRRDAAAAAAASTAKRPPRRPETEGAPGAERASPGPPAGPPTHAAALRTVNTVESLARAVPGALPGAAGAAGHAEHKSQTYTNGFGAARDGLEFADADAPAARSNGECGRGGPGLAQRRCQRENCAFYGRAETEHYCSYCYREELRRRREARGARP